Genomic DNA from Pongo abelii isolate AG06213 chromosome 22, NHGRI_mPonAbe1-v2.0_pri, whole genome shotgun sequence:
TGGCGCCCTCTTCCCTGCAAACCATGTTTGCCAAAGGCAAAGGCTCCTTGGTGCCCTCGGACGAGCAGGCTGGGGAAAAGTTAGCTTTATACGTCTACGAATATTTACTGCAGGTAGGAGCACAGAAATCTGCACAGACCTTCTTATCCGAGATTCGCTGGGAAAAAACATCACGTTGGGAGAACCGCCTGGGTTTTTGCACTCGTGGTGGTGTGTATTTTAGGACCTTTACTGTGCAGCTCCTAAAAGGAGAGACACTTGTGAACATTCAAGTGAAGCAAAAGCCTTTCCTGATTATAGTGCAGCAGCTGCCCCGAGCCCCGTGCTTGGCAACATTCCCCCCAACGATCGGATGCCGGGAGGCCGAGTCCCGCCAGGTTTCTTTCAGGCTCCTCCGGGGTCACTGCCCTCGCCGCACGCACAGCCTCCACCTCACAATCCTAGCAGCACAATGGGACCCCACAGTCAGCCTTTTATGTCACCGAGATACGCAGGCGGCTCCAGGCCCCCCGATCAGAATGGGAAACCAGCCTCCGGGAGGAGTTCCTGGGACACAGCCCCTGCTGCCCAATTCCATGGATCCCGCACGACAACAAGGCCACCCCCACATGGGAGGATCAATGCAGAGAATGAACCCTCACCGAGGCATGGGGCCCATGGGTCCCAGCCCACAGAATTACGGCAGCAGCATGAGACCACCACCCAATTCCCTCGGCCCCGCCATGCCTGGGATTAACATGGGCCTGGGAGCCGGCAGACCCTGGTCCAATCCTAACAGTGCTAACTCAATTCCATACTCCTCCTCATCACCTGGTACCTATGTGGGACCCTCTGGTGGTGGCGGCCCTCCAGGAACACCCACTATGCCCAGTCCCTCAGATTCAACAAATTCCAGCGACAACATCTACACAATGATTAATCCAGTGCCGCCTGGAGGCAGCCGGTCCAACTTCCCGATGGGTCCCGGCTCGGATGGTCCAATGGGCAGCATGGGCGGCATGGAGCCACACTACATGAACGGATTGTTAGGATCAGGCGACATAGATGACTTCCAAAAAATTCTCCTAACAACGTAAATAGTATTAGCAATCTTCCAGGCACCCCTCGAGATGACGGCAAGCTAGGAGGGAACTTCCTCCACTCCTTTCAGAATGACAATTATTCTCCAAGCATGACGATGAGTGTGTGATTCTCCCCTTCTCCAAGACGCTGAGACAGCCGGCATTGCAGGCGGGAAGATGCCAGAAATTACGCAAGAAGTGAGGTGTCATTATCCAGGTGCTTGTGGGGAGGGCATCTCCTGCTCCCCTcaaccccctcccaccccatccacGCCCACCTTTCCCAATTTTAGTTTCATGCAGTAAAAAGGCCGAACTTTTattccataaaacaaaacaaaaacaaaagaaagaaagaaagaaagaaaaaatgtggcacatatacaccatggaatactatgcagccacaaaaaaggatgagtttgtgtcctttgcagggacatggatgaagatggaaaccatcattctcagcaaactatcataaggacagaaaaccaaacaccacatgttctcactcataggtgggaactgaacaatgagaacacttggacacagggcagggaacatcacacacgggggcctgtcctAGCttggaggctaggggagggatagcattaaaagtacctaatgtaaatgacgagttaatgggtgcaggaaaccaacatggcagatgtatacctatgtaacaaacctgcacgttgtgcacatgtgccctagaacttaaagtataataataaaaaaattaagctgcCAGAATATTCTAGGGTGATTTTTCTGATCAATGTggtacatttatttctattttatacaaCAGAACATAATGATACTATTTTGATTGTAGAAAATCTTCACTGTTACCACCTTGCTGATATGACACATTTTTGAACAACTACGATGTGCACAAGGTTAAGACTTATTCAGAATCACAACTCTCAGTATTAATGCCTCATTTGATTCTGGGGTAGAACATGGGCATTGAGtataatgtttccatttttcttgctTTGCTTCTGTGAGTGCTGAGTGTGTTCTGGATACTCAAATGCCTTTTCATTTAAATTGAATGGAGAAAGATTGAGGGCTTCTAGAATTAAAAGCAACTTAAACTACATAGAAAAATCAAGGATATTTTAATTATATGGTCACCTGGAGGCTGGGAAAAAGTGTAGGACGACGCAGACACCTCTCCATCTTAACAATAATCCTACCTCATTTCATTTGTGGGTCAACAGTGGATTGACTGACCTGAGATCATTTTCTCTCAACTGCAAAAACATACAGTTTATAAAAACCAGGTCTTGAGAAAATAGACCTTAATATCAATAAGGCTGTAAagaaaaaattcctagaaaacGTCAGAGCCCAACAATGTGCTGGGATTGTATGTCACATGGCTAGTACCAGTTGCTGTCATTAATGTTGGGGTACATGGAAAGGATAATACTTGGGGTGATGGGGGCCTTATAAAGCTTAGTAGGTTTGCTTGTCTTAGAAAATgttgtttttggttgttgttgttttggtttggtttggtttatttaggtttttttgttttgtttttttttttgaaatggagtctcgctcttggtcctcaggctggagtgcaatggtgcgatctcggttcactgcaacctctgcctcccaggttcaagcaattctcctgcctcagccttgtgagtagctgggattataggtggctgccaccacgcctggctaatttttgtacttttagtagacacagggttttactatgttggccaggctagtctccaactactgacctcaggtgatccacccacctcggcctcccaaagtgctgggatttcaggcgtgagaaAATGTTGGTAACACACATGCAAGAAATTTTAATATTCTATAGATGGCTTGCCTCTGCTGTTCTTAGTTAAACCTGTATTCCACTGTTTTATCTTCTCATTCCAATTTTACTTGTGAAAATAGCAATAATTATATTCATCCTAAATTCTCAGGCTATTATGAGGGTAAACAAAAATATTCTCAACTGCATTTAAGATCTTTGATAAAACAAAATGAGCCAAAAACCTAAggcattcctatttttaaataaaacaacaaggGAGAATCATACATCTGTGTAGCtaatatttggttttaaaatgtcgtttctagccaggtgtggtggctcaaacctataatcccagcactttgagaggccaaggaaggaggatcgcttgagtccaggagtttgagaccagcctggacaacataataagaccctgtctctacaaaaagagtttttaaaacttagctgggcatggtggtgtgcacctgtagtcctagttaggaggctgaggcaggaggattgcttgagcctgggagttgaaggctgcggtgagctgtgattctgccaccctactccagccagggtgaaagagtgagaccctgtctcaaaataaatgaatgaatgaatgaattaataaaacaaataaaaataaattatcatttataATACAGCCAGACAGACCATCTGCTAGCTCATTCAGCTGCTTCCTAGGTTCAGACAGGAGATTAGTTTAAACACGCACATGCACTGATTGGGCAAAGCCCTTCTCAGGACTTTCACTCAATTCAGGGTTGCTGCTGTTGTTTGTTCTCAGTATGTTTTTAAACAGTAAATAAGTTACCATGGATAAAAAACACTATATAAACCAAAATACATGTCTGAAATTAATCCAAATGTTCTTCAGTATACTCAAGAAGATGTTTTGACCCATGGGTCTCAAATTCTAAACTCGAATTGCTTCAGAAGAAGCATAAAGTCATTGAAAATTTCAGAAAGCAAtatgtatgtctatgtgtgtacatgcatagACACATACACAATTTCTTCTAAAGATTACTATCAATTTTGGTTTCAAACTTATTGAATCAACATGATGATATCATTAATAGTtacattatttatgtatttacggAATGAAATGCCAAGAGGCATATGTATTTCCCATCCCCTGACCCTCCAATTTTCTTATGCAACAAGTTGGCAAGCCTAGTGGTTTATGAGGAAATCTGTTACACAGTAAGTAGTGGACACACTGTCTTATGATAAcgtttgctctctctttctccgGTCTAAATTATATAGTTCACTTGATTGTTGTAGTTATCAAGTTGTATTTGTTTATGTGTCTGTCTCCCCACTGGACAGTGGGTCCAGGAGAGCAGGGATTATGATTTTTATCTCTGTGTCCAATCACTTTTCTGCCCCCAGGAGCCAGCTGCCTTATTTAGCAAATGGATGCTCTTCCACATGGTAATCTTGATTGGTCAATTTCTGTACTATATAAGGTTTTGGGAAGCAGAGATGGACAATAATGAGAGAGAGTGGATGAAAGGAAGATGAGGTTATAGGGAGAATGTGGGAAAGGACGGAAGGGGGTATCTTCATAGAGCAGGAAGCAAAATTGGAAGTCAAAGTGTCCAGTGGCAGTGGTGAAAAGTGTTGACCAACCTCGGTTTGGTGAAGGTGGTGTCAAACCAATTTAAACTTTTCACGGGGAAGCAGCGTATTTCTGAGCCTAATGCTTATGGAGAATTGGCCTCTGTATTTCCCTCCAGACTTTCACGGACTACTCAGCCTAGCCCAAATGTGAGCCAGATGCCGAATGGACTGCCAGTGCGAAAATTATTCGATTTGATTAAGAAACAATTTAATCTTATTCTGGTTTGTATTTAAAGCCTGCTAATATCAAAGCAcacagaattttcatttttatatcagcAACTTAGATGCCATTTAGAAGCTGTGCCTTCCTGAAATTAAAAGCACAAGTTGTAGAGTCAGCTTTCACAATTCCCCTAGAAGAGATCAGCTTTTTTGGTGTTAACAATGTGTTCTATAGCAGGAAGGCAAGACTACTGTCCAACGTCTGACCTCCTTTCATATCTCCCAGAGGGCTGTGATGAGGGCCACTGCTGCTGGCTGTGGGGGTCTCCATTTCCCTGCCTCTCACCCCTGCACCCTCAGGGCACATGCCACCTTTCCTTTTTTACATGGCAGATTAGCTGTGTCTTCTGGTGGCCACGCAGCTTCAGAAGTGTGGTTTTTAGTAGGTACAGATCTACTAGGACCTTTCATGCAATTAAAGCTTCTAGGAACTGAATGACAACAGGAGGTGAGGAAGGCAGGAGACAGAGGAAGCATGGGGTATTAGAAGATAAATGATCCTCATTTCAAATGAAGACTGCTTAATGAAAAATCTCCTTAAGGCACTATTTCCCAAACTTCCTGTTCACCAATGTGAATTACACATGGCCCCTGGGAAAAATCCAGACTCCTGGGTGCCATTTTAGAACCACTAAATACATCTGCAGAGGTAAGAGTCTGGATAATCTGTACTTTCAATATGCCCTGGAAATTCCAACAGTCAGGCAAATTAGGGAATCACTAATTTAAAGAAGTCCACTTCATCAACTTAAGTCGTTAAGATTTGAATATATCAGGATTAGCTCTTAAAAACGCATTGCTTCTTGAAGTAAATATTTCAAcagaattgaattttaaaagaattaaatcccctgagggtggagccaagatggcagaataggaacagctccggtctacagctcccagcgtgagcgacgcagaagacgggtgatttctgcatttccatctgaggtaccaggttcatctcactagggagtgccaaacagtaggtgcaggacagtgggtgcagcgcactgtgcaagagccaaagcagggcgagggaCTGCCTCACTcgagaagtgcaaggggtcagggagttccctttcctagtcaaagaaatgggtgacagacggcacctggaaaatcgggtcactcccaccctaatactgcgcttttccaatgggcttaaaaaatggcacaccaggagattatatcccgcacctggctcagagggtcctacgcccatggagtcttgctgattgctagcacagcaatctgagatcaaactgcaaggcggcagtgaggctgggggaggggggcctgccattgcccaggcttgattaggtaaacaaagcagccgggaagctcgaacagggtggagcccaccacagctcaaggaggcctgcctgcctctgtaggctccacctccgggggcagggcacagacaaacaaaaagacagcagtaacctctgcagacttaaatgtccctgtctgacagctttgaagagagtagtggttctcccagcacacagctggagatctgagaatgggcagactgcctcctcaagtgggtccttgacccccaagcagcctaactgggaggcactccccagtaggggcagactgacacctcacatagctgggtactcctctgagacaaaacttccagaggaacgatcaggcagcagcatttgtggttcaccaagaTCCGCTGTTCTACCGTcactgctgttctgcagccaccgctgctgatacccaggtaaacagggtctggagtggacctctagcaaactccaacagacctgcagctgaggatcctgtctgttagaaggaaaactaacaaacagaaaggacatccacaccaaaaacccatctgtacgtcaccatcatcaaagaccaaaagtagataaaaccacaaagatggggaaaaaatagaacagaaaaactaggaactctaaaaagcagagtgcctctgctcctccaaaggaatgcagctcctcaccagcaacggaacaaagttggacggagaatgactttgacgagccaagagaagaaggcttcagacgatcaaactactccaagctacaggaggaaattcaaaccaatggcaaagaagttagaaactgtgaaaaaaaattagatgaatggataactagaataaccaacacagagaagtccttaaaggagctgatggagccgaaagccaaggctcgagaactacgtgaagaatgaagaagcctcaggaggcGATGCGATCAACTGAAataaagggtatcagtgatggaagacgaaatcaatgaaatgaagtgagaagggaagtttagagaaaaaagaataaaaagaaaaaaacaaagcctccaagaaatatgggactatgtgaaatgACCAAacctacatctgattggtgtacctgaaagtgacggggagaatggaaacaagttggaaaacactctgcaggatattatccaggagaacttccccaatctagcaaggcagaccaacattcagattcaggaaatacaaagaatgccacaaagatactccacgagaagagcaactccaagacacataattgtcagatttatcaaagttgaaatgaaggaaaaaatgttaagggcagccagagagaaaggtcaggttacccataaagggaagcccatcagactaacagcggatttctcagcagaaactctacaagccagaagagagtgggggccaatattcaacattcttaaagaaaagaattttcaacccagaatttcatatccagccaaactaagcttcataagtgaaggagaaataaaatcctttacagacaagcaaatgctgaaagattttgtcatcaccaggcctgcgctaaaagagctcctgaaggaagcactaaacatggaaaggaacaactggtaccagccactgcaaaaacatgccaaaacgtaaagaccatcaaggctaggaagaaactgcatcaactaatgagcaaaataaccagctaacatcataatgacaggaccaaatacaCATATAACActactaactttaaatgtaaatgggctaaatgctccaattaaaagacacagactggcaaattggataaagagtcaagatccaccagtgtgccgtattcaggaaacccatctcacgtgcagagacacacataggctcaaaataaagggatggaggaagatctaccaagcaaatggaaaacaaaaaaaggcaggggttgcaatccaagtctttgataaaacagactttaaatcaacaaagatcaaaagagacaaagaaggccattacataatggtaaagggatcaattcaacaagaagagctaactatcctaaatatatatacactcaatacaggagcacccagattcataaagcaagtccttagtgacctacaaagagacttagactcccacacaataatgatgggagattttaacacctcactgtcaacattagacagatcaatgagacagaaagttaacaaggatatccaggaattgaactcagctctgtaccaagcggacctaatagacatctacagaactctccaccccaaatcaacagaatatacatttttttcagcaccacaccacacctattccaaaattgaccacatagttggaagtaaagcattcctcagcaaatgtaaaagaacagaaatcataccaaactgtctctcagaccacagtgcaatcaaactagaactcaggattaagaaactcactcaaaaccactcaactacatggaaactgaacaacctgctcctgaatgactactgggtacataacgaaatgaaggcagaaataaagatgttctttgaaaccaacgagaacaaagacacaacataccagaatctctgggacacattcaaagcagtgtgtagagggaaatttatagcactaaatgcccacaagagaaagcaggaaagatccaaaattgacaccctaacatcacaattaaaagaactaggaaagcaagagcaaacacattcaaaaactagcagaagacaagaaataattaaaatcagagcagaactgaaggaaatagagacacaaaaaacccttcaaaaaattaatgcatccaggagctggtttttcaaaaagatcaacaaaatcgatagactgctagcaagactaataaagaagaaaagagagaagaatcaaatagacgcaataagaaatgataaaggggatatcaccactgatcccacagaaatacaaactaccatcagagaatattacaaacacctctatgcaaataatctagaaaatctagaagaaatggataaattcctcaacacatacaccctcccaagactaaaccaggaagaagttgaatctctgaaaagactaataacaggctctgaaattgtggcaataatca
This window encodes:
- the LOC100442310 gene encoding LOW QUALITY PROTEIN: single-stranded DNA-binding protein 3-like (The sequence of the model RefSeq protein was modified relative to this genomic sequence to represent the inferred CDS: inserted 1 base in 1 codon), whose amino-acid sequence is MFAKGKGSLVPSDEQAGEKLALYVYEYLLQVGAQKSAQTFLSEIRWEKTSRWENRLGFCTRGGVYFRTFTVQLLKGETLVNIQVKQKPFLIIVQQLPRAPCLATFPPTIGCREAESRQVSFRLLRGHCPRRTHSLHLTILAAQWDPTVSLLCHRDTQAAPGPPIRMGNQPPGGVPGTQPLLPNSMDPARQQGHPHMGGSMQRMNPHRGMGPMGPSPQNYGSSMRPPPNSLGPAMPGINMGLGAGRPWSNPNSANSIPYSSSSPGTYVGPSGGGGPPGTPTMPSPSDSTNSSDNIYTMINPVPPGGSRSNFPMGPGSDGPMGSMGGMEPHYMNGLLGSGDIDXLPKNSPNNVNSISNLPGTPRDDGKLGGNFLHSFQNDNYSPSMTMSV